A region of the Dreissena polymorpha isolate Duluth1 chromosome 6, UMN_Dpol_1.0, whole genome shotgun sequence genome:
CCATGATTAGAATCGCCTTGCCACTCGAAGGAGGAGATGCAGCAACAAGTTTTAAAGGACAAGGAGCTAATTTCCCATTGGCTGAAGTTGATCTGGATGGCTGGTTTCATGTGCCTGGCATATTCCTGGTTGCCATTTCTAGGGTTAGAAGTCCCGCCCATCTTCATATACGTACTTTTCCAAATTACATGGACCTAAAAGTACAAAGGCTTAAGGAAAATGTTCTTGATGCACAAGCATTTGAAGAAGCCGTAAAAGTTAAGTCTGAACGCATGTACCGACATAAAAACTGTGGCGACCCATTTTGGACTACTCATTATAATGATTTGGCAAACAGTATCATAGATCAAGCTTTTGCAAAAAGGTTAAGTATCAAAAAGGACAAAGAGGAACTGATTCGCATCGTGCAACTTATGTTTATAGACaccgatacaaatgttattatgagAGTGCTTGAAAAGTTGATCGAAACCCAGGAATATCTGGTAGCTGAAGCAGCACCACACATAAGTCAAGAGGATTATGAAACCTTGACTAATTACCAAAAGAACAAATCTGTTAAACCAAAGGTTTTAAAAAGACAATTTGACGATAAGTTATCTCTCGGAGGCCCATCATGTGACATTAAGAAAAGGAAATTACCAACCCCAAAACAAAAATTGTCACCTCTTGATCCCATACCTAATGAAAATTTGCTGTCCCTAAAAACTCGACCTGATATTTCCAGACAAACATTTAAAGGTTTGCAAAACAGTGGAAATAATGTGTGCTTTTTGAATGCCCCAATTATAGCTCTTTGCCATACCAGAAGTTTTGATGCCTTCTTAAGGGAGTGTCAATACTTGCACCAGCAATGCTCTGGTTACCACCTTCAAAATGAGATTTGTCCTCTTTGTGCACTGAATGAGGTTGTAAATCGTGCCTATCGGCATCACAATTTACCCCTAAGGGATCTCCCTAAAATGCCAATTATAAAACTAACAGAGTCCCTGCTCCCTGGTTGGCGCCTAGGAATAGAACACGATGCGGATGAGTTCCTTGTTAAACTTTTTGACCTTCTTGATCAAACATACGATTGCCAAATTCACAAGGGAACTGTCAAAACTACAAAAACATGTCAAAGTTGCAGTTCCTCAAAAATCAAAGAACAATTCCGATCCCAAAGAATCTTAATCAATCTTGTAGATATAGAAGAAGCACAAATACGTATACAAGAGGGCATTAACAAATGGCTAATGGAACAGAAATTGCTTAATTGTGAACATTGTGGTGAAAAGTTACATGAGGTCAAACGTGAATTGGTCAGACCGCCCAGTCTCCTGATAATAAATATTCATCGTAGGGCACAAAAGAGAATCTCTCttgataataacatttttattaacaacGAGACCTATGAGTTCAAAGCGTCTGtcaatcatcaccaccaacactaCACTACTGTTGGGTGTGTTGATAATAATCACTATATTTTTTACAGTGATGAGCGTGTTCAATTGTGCCACGGAAATTTAGAGGAAACAGAACAACAAAATTTTTCCATAAATACAGTGAGAACACCACTTGAAGAATGTGCCATTGTTTTAATCTATGAACGACAATTGCATTTATAACTTAAAATTACATCTGGGAAATAAATACCATGTCTCTAATGGAACAAATTATATTCAGAAAACATGAGTACATGCATGTATGTAGGCACCTAACATACAACTGCTAGGCAcatataatcaattttgtttacataaatctgaTATTACAGACAAAATCATGTTCACCATCATATCAGAGATTTACGTATTAAATGCAACGAGAGCCTGCGACGCAATGGATAAATCATCttcgtcaaatctatttaacatataaacaaaaaacaaaatatctacaaacatgtcaaacaaatataatcccaataaaaaggttgtcggaataaacataggaaatttgtatcaaaatataaatagactacttataacctgtatcttgtcagCCCACTCTGACCCATCAACAATAGCCACGAGAGGTGTCGCCGAGCAGGGCATAGATGACAGGTCCCTCGATGCAGCGTCATCGGCTTCTTGTCTATTCGCCCTGCTCTGGCTGCATCTgttgaaaggcacataaaatcgacaatttttacataaatctgaaattaacatcgtcaaatctatttaacaaataaacaaaaaacaaaatatctacaaacatgtcaagcataaaaaatataatcccaataaaaaggttgtcggaataaacataggaaatttgtatcaaaacataaatagactactaataacctgtatcttgtcggccCACTCCGACCCATCAACAATAGCCACGAGAGGTGTCGCCGAGCAGGGCATAGATGACAGGTCCCTCGACGCAGCGTCATCGGCTTCTTGTCTATTCGCCCTGCTCTGGCTGCATCTgttgaaaggcacataaaatcgacaatttttacataaatctgaaattaccatcgtcaaatctatttaacaaataaacaaaaaacaaaatatctacaaacatgtcaagcataaaaaatataatcccaataaaaaggttgtcggaataaacataggaaatttgtatcaaaacataaatagactactaataacctgtatcttgtcggccCACTCCGACCCATCAACAATAGCCACGAGAGGTGTCGCCGAGCAGGGCATAGATGACAGGTCCCTCGACGCAGCGTCATCGGCTTCTTGTCTATTCGCCCTGCTCTGGCTGCATCTgttgaaaggcacataaaatcgacaatttttacataaatctgaaattaccatcgtcaaatctatttaacaaataaacaaaaaacaaaatatctacaaacatgtcaagcataaaaaatataatcccaataaaaaggttgtcggaataaacataggaaatttgtatcaaaacataaatagactactaataacctgtatcttgtcggccCACTCCGACCCATCAACAATAGCCACGAGAGGTGTCGCCAAGCAGGGCATAGATGACAGGTCCCTCGACGCAGCGTCATCGGCTTCTTGTCTATTCGCCCTGCTCTGGCTGCATCTgttgaaaggcacataaaatcgacaatttttacataaatctgatattaccatcgtcaaatctatttaacaaataaacaaaaaacaaaatatctacaaacatgtcaagcaaTAACAATTCCAATAAAtaggttgtcggaataaacaggaaatttgtatcaaaacataaataaactacttataacctgtatcttgtcggccCACTCCGACCCATGAACTCAATCTTACTTTACTCTCAATATATGCTGGAAAATGCTGGATAACGGAAAAGCATCTTCATGGGATTGAAGGGTGCTGAGTTACATGAAAGTTTATGTTgtgtgttatgtaaatatatacatgtttcattGGGTTTTTTACGCATGTAAATACtgtaaaattaatgttgtttgttatgtaaatatacatgATGTTTGATTAGGTTTGTGTTAGCAttggatattaattattaatatattattgcatgtaaaattgtaaatactgttagattaatgttgttgtgttttgtaaatataatgttctCTAGTAATTAGTTTTTATGCTCTCCGAAATAAAATtctggcggagcatatagttgccagtttgtccttccttctgtcacacttttgttacattttctcatagcacctttaaaACTTAACCAATCTCTTTCTTATATTTCCAATATTTCtatgaaagttaataacaaataattgttttcatcatcagTATATGTTAATCTGGCGAaacatgaatacatttatttattttttattattaatacatgtaaaacaaatctttattatgttcaacttctttattaaattcatgtatgtatgaatataacactgtattatgtgaatttggaataagacatcaaactgcgaatggacatcattttggtgattttctcaaacaaaactattcatttcatgatctacatatattttgtaatacattatctataatttaagcttaataagaaattttccatgactttttcattaacagtgattgaatttgtatcatttaaagtgtattttgaaaccgtgtgcatgcgcggcatggacacagtatCATTTcatgagtgtttttttttattaataagaaatccagttttgaagtataatcaattttaatgatgctattatatatgcaagtatatgttttaagtataatttgtaaaactaaaaaaatgcaaca
Encoded here:
- the LOC127834490 gene encoding uncharacterized protein LOC127834490, giving the protein MFIDTDTNVIMRVLEKLIETQEYLVAEAAPHISQEDYETLTNYQKNKSVKPKVLKRQFDDKLSLGGPSCDIKKRKLPTPKQKLSPLDPIPNENLLSLKTRPDISRQTFKGLQNSGNNVCFLNAPIIALCHTRSFDAFLRECQYLHQQCSGYHLQNEICPLCALNEVVNRAYRHHNLPLRDLPKMPIIKLTESLLPGWRLGIEHDADEFLVKLFDLLDQTYDCQIHKGTVKTTKTCQSCSSSKIKEQFRSQRILINLVDIEEAQIRIQEGINKWLMEQKLLNCEHCGEKLHEVKRELVRPPSLLIINIHRRAQKRISLDNNIFINNETYEFKASVNHHHQHYTTVGCVDNNHYIFYSDERVQLCHGNLEETEQQNFSINTVRTPLEECAIVLIYERQLHL